One window of Triticum dicoccoides isolate Atlit2015 ecotype Zavitan chromosome 5A, WEW_v2.0, whole genome shotgun sequence genomic DNA carries:
- the LOC119303193 gene encoding UDP-glycosyltransferase 83A1-like yields the protein MAEADARPVSSFSAENDEHDAERRPYHHSLRFCRCAHCLFSPTGEPAMAGAAPHVMVLPFPAQGHVTPLMELSHRLVDHGLQVTFVCTEPIHKLLLDALPRNGGGEALDGIRLVSVPDGLADGDSRRDLGKVLAGVLGRVPGHVAELIRETEASGERKVRWLVADSTMACCFQAARNLGVRVASVCPASAACLATSLRIPQLVQDGIFDHNGLPKRHGKIEIAPGMPPLCPTQMAWNIDGAPEGRQAAFELVVGMAQVTGLAEIVMCNSFHEAETGAFELCPDIVPIGPLFADQELRKPVGQFWPEDASCLGWLDAQPEGSVVYVAFGSFTIFDPRQFRELAEGLELTGRPFLWVVRPDFTSGGVSKAWFDEFQTRVAGNGMIVSWCPQQQVLAHPAVACFVSHCGWNSTMEGARNGVPILCWPYFSDQFANRSYICDIWRTGLGVTHGEDGVVTKEEVKAKLEQLTGDKGIAERARMLRDAARKSVSEGGSSYENFKRFVDLLME from the exons AGAAGCAGACGCCCGGCCGGTTTCATCCTTCTCCGCGGAAAACGACGAGCACGACGCAGAAAGGCGCCCTTATCATCACTCCCTGCGTTTCTGCCGCTGCGCACATTGCCTGTTCAGCCCGACCGGCGAACCGGCCATGGCCGGCGCGGCGCCCCACGTCATGGTGCTGCCGTTCCCGGCGCAGGGCCACGTCACCCCGCTCATGGAGCTCTCGCACCGCCTCGTCGACCACGGCCTCCAGGTCACCTTCGTCTGCACCGAGCCCATCCACAAGCTCCTTCTCGACGCCCTGCCGCggaacggcggcggcgaggcgctggACGGGATCCGCCTGGTCTCCGTACCGGACGGCCTGGCCGACGGCGACAGCCGCAGGGACCTAGGCAAGGTCCTGGCCGGGGTCTTGGGGCGCGTGCCGGGCCACGTGGCGGAGCTCATCAGGGAGACGGAGGCGTCCGGGGAGAGGAAGGTGCGGTGGCTCGTCGCCGACTCCACCATGGCGTGCTGCTTCCAGGCCGCGAGGAATCTCGGCGTCCGGGTCGCCTCCGTCTGCCCGGCGTCCGCGGCGTGCCTTGCCACGTCGCTCAGGATTCCCCAGCTCGTACAGGATGGCATCTTCGACCACAATG GCTTACCGAAGAGACACGGGAAGATCGAGATCGCCCCCGGCATGCCGCCACTCTGCCCGACGCAAATGGCATGGAACATCGACGGCGCGCCCGAAGGACGGCAGGCGGCTTTCGAGCTGGTGGTCGGGATGGCTCAGGTGACCGGCCTCGCCGAGATTGTCATGTGCAACTCGTTCCACGAGGCCGAGACCGGGGCGTTCGAGCTGTGCCCGGACATAGTGCCCATCGGCCCGCTGTTCGCCGACCAGGAGCTCCGGAAGCCCGTCGGGCAGTTCTGGCCGGAGGACGCCAGCTGCTTGGGATGGCTGGACGCGCAGCCCGAAGGCTCCGTCGTGTACGTGGCGTTCGGCAGCTTCACCATCTTCGACCCGCGGCAgttccgggagctcgccgaggggcTGGAGCTCACCGGCCGTCCGTTCCTGTGGGTCGTGCGCCCGGACTTCACGTCCGGCGGCGTCAGCAAGGCGTGGTTCGACGAGTTCCAGACGCGCGTCGCCGGCAATGGCATGATCGTCAGCTGGTGCCCCCAGCAGCAG GTTCTCGCGCATCCGGCGGTGGCATGCTTCGTGTCGCACTGCGGGTGGAACTCGACGATGGAGGGGGCGAGGAACGGCGTGCCCATCCTGTGCTGGCCCTACTTCTCCGACCAGTTCGCGAACCGGAGCTACATCTGCGACATTTGGAGGACTGGTTTGGGCGTGACGCATGGCGAGGACGGCGTCGTCACCAAGGAAGAGGTGAAGGCGAAACTCGAACAGCTCACCGGCGACAAGGGAATCGCGGAGAGGGCGCGGATGCTCAGGGATGCAGCTCGCAAGAGCGTCAGCGAGGGAGGCTCCTCGTACGAGAATTTCAAGAGATTTGTCGATCTCCTGATGGAGTGA